A single Clostridium sp. AN503 DNA region contains:
- a CDS encoding PD-(D/E)XK nuclease domain-containing protein: protein MFRYAAESYLAARDKYRIEREDKAGKGYVDFIFYPVMDKKADCIILELKVGHSPEEAIRQIKEKNYAQRFRGKYAQPAEYKGRVLAVGIAYDKKDKRHKCKIEVLQ, encoded by the coding sequence ATTTTCAGATATGCTGCTGAAAGCTATCTTGCTGCCCGTGACAAATATCGGATAGAACGTGAAGACAAAGCCGGTAAGGGATATGTGGATTTTATTTTTTATCCGGTTATGGACAAAAAAGCCGACTGCATTATTCTGGAATTGAAGGTTGGGCATTCTCCGGAGGAAGCTATCCGACAGATTAAGGAGAAGAATTACGCACAGCGTTTCCGCGGAAAGTATGCACAGCCGGCTGAATACAAAGGACGGGTTCTGGCTGTCGGAATTGCATATGATAAAAAAGATAAGCGCCATAAATGCAAAATAGAAGTTTTGCAATGA